From Dermochelys coriacea isolate rDerCor1 chromosome 15, rDerCor1.pri.v4, whole genome shotgun sequence, a single genomic window includes:
- the ARL6IP4 gene encoding ADP-ribosylation factor-like protein 6-interacting protein 4 isoform X1 has product MVHSQSRKRSRSRSESDSQSRQDKKDEKKRRKSSKDSKKSSQSPPRKKTARSHRCRSSSASTKEEKKKAKDKKRRKASTSSSETTSSSSGTSSSSSSSSDDSSDSESKLKKRRHSKKKRTKQKDKKRKKKKIKKKLKKKSKDRPKEERAMVEGVPGPSLEQWQKESLVEPGPVLTDEQKSRIQAMKPMTKEEWDARQSVIRKVVDPETGRTRLIKGDGEVLEEIVTKERHKEINKQATRGDGLAFQMRTGMLQ; this is encoded by the exons ATGGTTCACAGCCAATCCAGGAAACGCTCCCGAAGCAGGAGTGAAAGCGATTCTCAAAGCAGGCAGGACAAAaaggatgaaaagaaaagaagaaaaagcagtAAAGACTCAAAGAAGAGCAGCCAGTCTCCTCCAAGGAAGAAGACAGCCAGGTCTCATAGATGCAGGTCGAGCTCAGCTTCTACTAAAGAAG AGAAAAAGAAGGCCAAAGACAAGAAGAGGAGAAAGGCAAGTACCTCCTCCTCTGAGACGACAAGTTCGTCTTCTGggacttcctcctcctccagctcctcttcAGATGACTCGAGTGACAGTGAATCCAAATTGAAAAAGAGGAGACACAGCAAGAAGAAACGaacaaaacagaaagacaaaaagagaaagaagaaaaaaataaaaaagaaactgaaaaagaaatcGAAGGACCGGCCTAAAGAGGAGAGAGCCATGGTGGAAGGCGTGCCAGGCCCTTCACTGGAGCAGTGGCAGAAAGAATCTTTGGTGGAACCTGGCCCAG TTTTGACAGATGAACAAAAGTCCCGCATCCAGGCTATGAAACCAATGACGAAAGAAGAATGGGACGCAAGGCAAAGTGTCATCAGAAAAGTTGTGGACCCTGAAACGGGAAGAACAAG GCTTATTAAGGGAGATGGAGAAGTACTAGAAGAAATTGTCAccaaagaaagacacaaagagatTAACAAG CAAGCCACCCGAGGAGATGGCCTGGCCTTCCAGATGAGGACAGGGATGCTTCAGTAA
- the ARL6IP4 gene encoding ADP-ribosylation factor-like protein 6-interacting protein 4 isoform X2, with protein sequence MVHSQSRKRSRSRSESDSQSRQDKKDEKKRRKSSKDSKKSSQSPPRKKTARSHRCRSSSASTKEEKKKAKDKKRRKASTSSSETTSSSSGTSSSSSSSSDDSSDSESKLKKRRHSKKKRTKQKDKKRKKKKIKKKLKKKSKDRPKEERAMVEGVPGPSLEQWQKESLVEPGPVLTDEQKSRIQAMKPMTKEEWDARQSVIRKVVDPETGRTSKPPEEMAWPSR encoded by the exons ATGGTTCACAGCCAATCCAGGAAACGCTCCCGAAGCAGGAGTGAAAGCGATTCTCAAAGCAGGCAGGACAAAaaggatgaaaagaaaagaagaaaaagcagtAAAGACTCAAAGAAGAGCAGCCAGTCTCCTCCAAGGAAGAAGACAGCCAGGTCTCATAGATGCAGGTCGAGCTCAGCTTCTACTAAAGAAG AGAAAAAGAAGGCCAAAGACAAGAAGAGGAGAAAGGCAAGTACCTCCTCCTCTGAGACGACAAGTTCGTCTTCTGggacttcctcctcctccagctcctcttcAGATGACTCGAGTGACAGTGAATCCAAATTGAAAAAGAGGAGACACAGCAAGAAGAAACGaacaaaacagaaagacaaaaagagaaagaagaaaaaaataaaaaagaaactgaaaaagaaatcGAAGGACCGGCCTAAAGAGGAGAGAGCCATGGTGGAAGGCGTGCCAGGCCCTTCACTGGAGCAGTGGCAGAAAGAATCTTTGGTGGAACCTGGCCCAG TTTTGACAGATGAACAAAAGTCCCGCATCCAGGCTATGAAACCAATGACGAAAGAAGAATGGGACGCAAGGCAAAGTGTCATCAGAAAAGTTGTGGACCCTGAAACGGGAAGAACAAG CAAGCCACCCGAGGAGATGGCCTGGCCTTCCAGATGA
- the OGFOD2 gene encoding 2-oxoglutarate and iron-dependent oxygenase domain-containing protein 2 isoform X2: MSFNELCFRNTLKDQSCQCLGFPPKFSSLSTDKVLGDHGCRSDEDFNAVLEEIQKEVQRRQQLDHQSMARKAIISQCYKPKHPEVYVLQDSFLAPEFLETVKYCTSQDADLQGLVHHIDSISDKRIYRLPVFNEEFCRVFIEELENFEQSEMPKGRPNTMNNYGVLLNELGLYEAFLTPLREKYLQPITSLLYPDCGGGSLDSHKAFVVKYSLHEDLDLSSHYDNAEVTLNVSLGKEFTEGNLYFGELRQASTPVPMYVEIEHVVSQGLLHRGGQIHGALPVTSGERWNLIIWMRSSAVRNQLCPMCNKKPELVDAEGFGDGFTRSPEGDMLKTVDLCSLI; this comes from the exons ATGTCCTTTAATGAGCTTTGTTTTAGGAACACGTTAAAAGACCAGTCTTGCCAGTGTCTGGGATTTCCTCCCAAATTTTCAAGTCTCAGTACAGATAAG GTGTTAGGTGATCATGGCTGCAGGAGTGATGAAGATTTTAATGCAGTTCTGGAAGAG ATTCAGAAAGAAGTGCAAAGAAGACAGCAATTAGATCATCAGTCCATGGCAAGAAAAGCCATAATTTCACAATGTTACAAACCAAAGCATCCAGAAGTATACGTTCTACAG GATTCATTTCTGGCTCCAGAGTTTTTAGAGACAGTTAAGTACTGCACATCACAAGATGCTGATCTCCAAGGCCTCGTGCACCACATTGATTCTATATCAG ATAAGAGGATATATCGACTTCCAGTGTTCAATGAGGAATTCTGCCGAGTCTTCATTGAAGAGCTGGAGAACTTCGAGCAATCTGAGATGCCCAAAGGCCGGCCAAACACTATGAATAACTATGGG GTTCTGTTAAATGAGCTTGGATTGTATGAAGCTTTCCTTACACCTCTGCGTGAAAAATACCTGCAGCCCATAACATCTCTGCTTTACCCTGACTGTGGGGGAGGCTCCCTGGACAGCCACAAAGCATTCGTTGTCAAGTACTCGCTACATGAAGATCTGGATTTGAGCTCTCACTATGACAATGCAGAAGTCACGTTAAATGTATCCCTAGGAAAAGAATTTACCGAGGGCAACTTGTATTTTGGAGAGCTCCGACAG GCCTCAACACCAGTGCCAATGTACGTGGAGATTGAACATGTGGTATCCCAAGGCTTGCTACACCGAGGAGGGCAGATTCATGGGGCACTGCCTGTCACCTCCGGGGAGCGCTGGAACCTCATTATATGGATGAGATCGTCTGCTGTCCGCAACCAGCTTTGCCCCATGTGCAACAAGAAACCTGAATTAGTGGatgctgaggggtttggagatgGGTTCACAAGAAGTCCTGAAGGTGACATGCTGAAGACTGTGGATTTATGCTCTTTAATATAG
- the OGFOD2 gene encoding 2-oxoglutarate and iron-dependent oxygenase domain-containing protein 2 isoform X3: MGWNTLKDQSCQCLGFPPKFSSLSTDKVLGDHGCRSDEDFNAVLEEIQKEVQRRQQLDHQSMARKAIISQCYKPKHPEVYVLQDSFLAPEFLETVKYCTSQDADLQGLVHHIDSISDKRIYRLPVFNEEFCRVFIEELENFEQSEMPKGRPNTMNNYGVLLNELGLYEAFLTPLREKYLQPITSLLYPDCGGGSLDSHKAFVVKYSLHEDLDLSSHYDNAEVTLNVSLGKEFTEGNLYFGELRQASTPVPMYVEIEHVVSQGLLHRGGQIHGALPVTSGERWNLIIWMRSSAVRNQLCPMCNKKPELVDAEGFGDGFTRSPEGDMLKTVDLCSLI; this comes from the exons ATGGGCTG GAACACGTTAAAAGACCAGTCTTGCCAGTGTCTGGGATTTCCTCCCAAATTTTCAAGTCTCAGTACAGATAAG GTGTTAGGTGATCATGGCTGCAGGAGTGATGAAGATTTTAATGCAGTTCTGGAAGAG ATTCAGAAAGAAGTGCAAAGAAGACAGCAATTAGATCATCAGTCCATGGCAAGAAAAGCCATAATTTCACAATGTTACAAACCAAAGCATCCAGAAGTATACGTTCTACAG GATTCATTTCTGGCTCCAGAGTTTTTAGAGACAGTTAAGTACTGCACATCACAAGATGCTGATCTCCAAGGCCTCGTGCACCACATTGATTCTATATCAG ATAAGAGGATATATCGACTTCCAGTGTTCAATGAGGAATTCTGCCGAGTCTTCATTGAAGAGCTGGAGAACTTCGAGCAATCTGAGATGCCCAAAGGCCGGCCAAACACTATGAATAACTATGGG GTTCTGTTAAATGAGCTTGGATTGTATGAAGCTTTCCTTACACCTCTGCGTGAAAAATACCTGCAGCCCATAACATCTCTGCTTTACCCTGACTGTGGGGGAGGCTCCCTGGACAGCCACAAAGCATTCGTTGTCAAGTACTCGCTACATGAAGATCTGGATTTGAGCTCTCACTATGACAATGCAGAAGTCACGTTAAATGTATCCCTAGGAAAAGAATTTACCGAGGGCAACTTGTATTTTGGAGAGCTCCGACAG GCCTCAACACCAGTGCCAATGTACGTGGAGATTGAACATGTGGTATCCCAAGGCTTGCTACACCGAGGAGGGCAGATTCATGGGGCACTGCCTGTCACCTCCGGGGAGCGCTGGAACCTCATTATATGGATGAGATCGTCTGCTGTCCGCAACCAGCTTTGCCCCATGTGCAACAAGAAACCTGAATTAGTGGatgctgaggggtttggagatgGGTTCACAAGAAGTCCTGAAGGTGACATGCTGAAGACTGTGGATTTATGCTCTTTAATATAG
- the OGFOD2 gene encoding 2-oxoglutarate and iron-dependent oxygenase domain-containing protein 2 isoform X1 yields MSTGPGAPARGDSPRLARGFLACACFHTENLFLRRYGLHVSYRDELQLRRDYGLVLGDHGCRSDEDFNAVLEEIQKEVQRRQQLDHQSMARKAIISQCYKPKHPEVYVLQDSFLAPEFLETVKYCTSQDADLQGLVHHIDSISDKRIYRLPVFNEEFCRVFIEELENFEQSEMPKGRPNTMNNYGVLLNELGLYEAFLTPLREKYLQPITSLLYPDCGGGSLDSHKAFVVKYSLHEDLDLSSHYDNAEVTLNVSLGKEFTEGNLYFGELRQASTPVPMYVEIEHVVSQGLLHRGGQIHGALPVTSGERWNLIIWMRSSAVRNQLCPMCNKKPELVDAEGFGDGFTRSPEGDMLKTVDLCSLI; encoded by the exons ATGTCCACGGGGCCCGGGGCCCCGGCTCGGGGCGACTCCCCTAGACTGGCCCGGGGCTTCTTGGCCTGCGCCTGCTTCCACACGGAAAACCTGTTCCTGCGGCGCTACGGCCTGCACGTCAGCTACCGGGACGAGCTGCAGCTCCGCAGGGACTATGGGCTG GTGTTAGGTGATCATGGCTGCAGGAGTGATGAAGATTTTAATGCAGTTCTGGAAGAG ATTCAGAAAGAAGTGCAAAGAAGACAGCAATTAGATCATCAGTCCATGGCAAGAAAAGCCATAATTTCACAATGTTACAAACCAAAGCATCCAGAAGTATACGTTCTACAG GATTCATTTCTGGCTCCAGAGTTTTTAGAGACAGTTAAGTACTGCACATCACAAGATGCTGATCTCCAAGGCCTCGTGCACCACATTGATTCTATATCAG ATAAGAGGATATATCGACTTCCAGTGTTCAATGAGGAATTCTGCCGAGTCTTCATTGAAGAGCTGGAGAACTTCGAGCAATCTGAGATGCCCAAAGGCCGGCCAAACACTATGAATAACTATGGG GTTCTGTTAAATGAGCTTGGATTGTATGAAGCTTTCCTTACACCTCTGCGTGAAAAATACCTGCAGCCCATAACATCTCTGCTTTACCCTGACTGTGGGGGAGGCTCCCTGGACAGCCACAAAGCATTCGTTGTCAAGTACTCGCTACATGAAGATCTGGATTTGAGCTCTCACTATGACAATGCAGAAGTCACGTTAAATGTATCCCTAGGAAAAGAATTTACCGAGGGCAACTTGTATTTTGGAGAGCTCCGACAG GCCTCAACACCAGTGCCAATGTACGTGGAGATTGAACATGTGGTATCCCAAGGCTTGCTACACCGAGGAGGGCAGATTCATGGGGCACTGCCTGTCACCTCCGGGGAGCGCTGGAACCTCATTATATGGATGAGATCGTCTGCTGTCCGCAACCAGCTTTGCCCCATGTGCAACAAGAAACCTGAATTAGTGGatgctgaggggtttggagatgGGTTCACAAGAAGTCCTGAAGGTGACATGCTGAAGACTGTGGATTTATGCTCTTTAATATAG